GACGGTGCCGCTTCTTTTATTTCTTCTCGCCCTTGTCCTTCTTTGGTTTCTTCTTCTCTTTTCGCATATCTGTTCCTTTTGCCATATATGAAACTTAAAATTATAATTTACTCAAATTATATCAAATGATTTTAAATACTGGTAAAACGAACTGGTATTTCTATCGCGTTGTCGTGTTCTGGTAAATCTGAGGGGTTGTCTTTTTTTAAAATCAAACTACCCTTCCGCATAAACTCGGGATCTGAAATATGATATGGACTCACAAAATTTAAAGTAGATACAAAGGAGACAAAATCTTCCGTCATCCAATCGTCCTTTGCAGTGGCATAACCTTCGGCAATGATTTTCCCATCCCAATCTACCAGAACAATCGGGAAACTAGCTTCAAAAAACCAAAATCCTCTAGCTTCACCACTGATAACCAACGGACTAGAGATCAATTCATTTGGTAACGGAGAGGTGACCTTTATTAGGTCAACTTTCTTCTCCCATTCACTTTTGGTTGTTACTGATCCTTCATCAGGGCATACAAATTCGCAGTTTGGACCGGTTCTTCCTACATAAGTACCATCTGGACACTGCATAGCATCCATAGTACAAGTTACCGGTTTATTATCACCTATGGAGTCACTGGTCTTATTTTAAAAAAACGCTAGCGATTCCAGCAATGATAGCTATAGCTAGAAATATGTAAATTGCTTTTATCATAGTATCCATAAGTATATCAACCAATGTTAGTAATTGGTATAGTTAAAATAAATCCTGGTAGAGTTTATTTACGACAAATCCTTTACTTTTTTAAGTGCCACCACATACATACTTTCCGACCAGCCGAGAGGCGTATTGTCATTTGGTTTATTGGTGTGGGAATAATAAAGTTCCGGCACTAAGCCGTCTGGTGTGACAGCGTCTTTTGCTCTGCGTAGATAATAGTAGGCTTTTTCTTTTTCTCCACGCTCAGCATAAACAATCGCTAACCACGAAAGACCAAAGCACCATTCGGCTTCCTCGCTATACCCATCCTCGTTGTTATTGTAGTAACGGTCTAGTTTGTAACGAATTACTCCCCTGTCTTTAGTTAAGTGGTATTCAATATTTCGTAGGATTTCCAAAGTTTCTTCCTCGGTTGTTACTGCAAAAGGGTAAATAAGTGAAAGTAAGGCTAGGTCAGCAAATTTAGAAATTGATTCGCGGGGTAATAGTGAGCGTAAAGCTTTTTCACCCTGTTGTATGGCTATCTCTGGTACATGAAGCCAGCTTAGTTGTGCTGCTTTCTTGAGTGCAGCGACACAAGATCCGACTGACGAGGCGTGAACTTCCATGTTCTCTTCCCAGATGCCGTTATCGGCATCGTGCCAATATTCCAAGGCTACCAAGTAATCGATAATCTTTTGTACCATTTCCCTTTCCTCTTCAGTTTCTACTACGCTAGCTCCTCTAAGCTCAAGTTCGACCAAGAGATTAAGCACTTCACCCACAGCATCGTTTTGGCTATTTCCCCACTCTTCCCAGTATTCTTCAAAAGTTTCTGGATTAAAACGGGCGTGAATATACTGCCAAGTCTCGTGTGGCTTGTTCTCAATAGCCCAATTAATCTTGTCCTTATGCTTCACAAAAACTGTCAGTAGGGCTTTGGCTGCTTCTTGTACCACCTTTAACTCCCCAGTTTCAAGAAAACCTAAAGTCATAAAATATATGTCTCTAAGCCAAGCTTTGTCGTAACCGGTGGCAACATCATGAGCGGAAGCGGTAAAAACGCCGGAAGGTTTTTGTAAAGTGCGAACTACGTCCAGGTGTTGCTTTATTTCTTTATCGAAATCAAAAGATGACATATGTGACTATGATTGAATTTTACTCCATTCGTTGCTGCCGTGTTCTGCTATGTGTGACAACGGTGGTAATTTTTCTTCCACCCTGCCGGCTGCCGTCGGATAATAACTTCTAAGTTCAGCATAGAGAGCCACAGTCTTTTCATAGGCAACGAACAGCGCGTATAGTTTAGCTATAGCTTGCTCTTTTCGATAATCATCTTTCTCTTTAATTTCTTCGTACAGGGTTTCAACCGCTTCGCGGTTCTGCTCCGCAAATGCCACCATACAGTCTTCGGCCGAAGTCAGGGAGTATTCCCTGCCGTGTGATTCAAAAGTTGATTTTAACTCAATGGGAAATTGCTCAAATAAAGTATCAATTACTTCATTGAAAGCCTCTTGCTTCTGTTTTTCTACCAAAGATATCTTTTCTGTCTGATTTATTTTTTCCATACTTATTTTAATTGTATCACGTAAAGAAAGATCCTTTAATATTTTTTGATACTTAAAGCTAAATACGGTTTACTTCCAAACCATAAAAAACCTTGTCTGCCAATTTTTAAAAAAGTTTTTCTGTGGCAGAATGCCAAACGGCAACATTTGTAAATTTGTTTAACAGTAGTTATTTGAAAAGGAGGAAAAACAATGTCTACTGAAAACAGAAAACTCGTAGTAATTGCAACATCTTTACCAGAAGAATCCAATGGTGTAGCCAATGCAATTCAAGGTCCACAAATTGATGAAAAACCTACTTGTCCGCAGGGCGGATTACCTGGATTACTAAAATCTTTAGGATCAACTTTCAGTGAAACACAAATGCTTATTTTATCAACTGATATTTTTGATGATATAGGCATAAACATAGTCAGTGTCCTACAAGCTGTTAGGAAAAATTTTCCAAATCTCTTCATTTTTGTTTTTCGGAACGAATATGATGACGACACGATTAAATCAGAAATCTTAAAAGTGGCTGGCGCAAATTTTGTAACAAAGCTTGAGATTGGTGAGGAAAAAAGATTTCGTGCCACAGTATACAAACAACTTGATTTAGTTGAAGCCGAGATCGTTACAGCTGAAACTAAAGTAACAGAACCAATCGACAACACACCAGAAACTGAAATAGTTGCCGAAGATAGTCAGGAAGAAACAAGTGATGTTGATACATCTTCTGAAGAAGCAGGATCTGTTACTGACTTTGTTGACGAAGAAAAGCTGCCTGAACAGCCTGATACAAATGAGACGAGTGACACAACAGCAGAAACAGGCACTGACGACACTCATCTAATCAACTCTGATGTTGAAGTTGACACAACTGCAACACTAGCTAAGACGCTAGTTCCTGGAGATGTTACTGAAGTTTGTGGGACAGATATTGGTGTTGAACAGACTGTTGCTGAAGAATCTGATGTTCAGGATGAATTGCAAGCGTCATTGAAACCAGAAGAAGATATTATTGGCTCGGAAGCATGTGGTTGTACAGCTAATCTACCTACAAATAACTCAGGGTTAAGTAATGAAGTATTATTAGCCTTGGTTAGACTAGCAAAGATTGGAATACAGCAAATTGAAGATAATCTTTTACAGCGAACAGTTACCGCAAATTCTGCTAATAACAGTAGTGGTGACATGTCAAATAATATTGTCACTAAATCTGATGTAACCGAACAACAAGTGTTAGAAAGTAGTAAACCTGACGACGTTATACCAAAACTTGCAAGAGTACAGATATCGAGAACTAAGTATAAAGTTACTATTAACGGTCATAAAGTTATTTTGACCAAATATCAATTAGATGTACTAGACATTCTGGTTGCCGAAAACGGTAAATATATATTTGCTACCGATATCGCTAAAAAGTTGGGTGATGTTAAGCCGGCTTCTATTAACCAACGCATTTATGCACTAAGAAGAGTTATGAATGCAGTACATACTGGTTTGGGTGATTGTATAGATTCAAGTTCAGGACGTGGTAATAGGTTCGTTGCAAATGATTAGTAGAGTCTTGTTTTTGCGGTTGCGGTTTTCTTTTATGAAAACCGCAACCGTTTTTTATTTTTATAACTGAAACACAAAAGGTGCGCCCGTAGGGCGCACCTTTTGTGTTTTCAACTTTGACTTGATTTCTACCAAGCAAAGTGAGCAAACGCTCGGTTGGCTTCTGCCATCTTGTGAGTATCTTCTTTCTTCTTTACTGCATTACCCTCTTCTTTGGCGGCCAGCTTTAGTTCGGCTGCAAGAGCTTTGTGCATTGGTACGCCGGCTTGCTTGCGGGCCCCAGCGATAATCCAGCGCAGGGCCAAAGCCATTCGGCGTTCTGGGCGCACTTCACGTGGTACCTGATAGTTGGCTCCACCAACTCGGCGTGAACGTACCTCCATTAGAGGACCGGCATTTCGCACAGCAGCATTGAAAACCTCTAGTGGATCACCGCCGTCCTTAGCGTTTTTGATTTCCTCAAAAGCGGCATAGACGATTTTGCGAGCGGTTTCTTTTTGACCACGTAGCATGATGTAATTGATCAGTCGTTCTACATCAACTGATCCGTACACCACGTCAGGCTTTACTGTTGGACGATTTTTGATTGGACGTCTCATATTCTTATAATTTGATTCTTAAAATATTGCTACGTTTAAGAATGAGGAGGTTTTGACATTCTTCATTCTTCGCATAATTTGATTCCGAAGCCTGTTAGGCTTGAATCGCGTCACATATCTATAGCGAATATAAACTATTAATTTTGCTTTTTTTAAATCTTAAATTTACTAAGATTTGATTTTAAAATAATTAAAAATTGCTTTAGATGTGAGGCGAACATTAAAAAATATTATGAGGTGAACTTATTGTTCATTGAGTGATATTTTTTAATGTTCAACGACACAGATGAAGTGATTTTTAATTATTTAGGGCGTTTTGCGCCGTAGCGAGAGCGACCCCGTCGTCGTTCGTTTACACCAGTAGCGTCGTACTTACCGCGAACGATAGTGTACTGCACACCAATGTCTTTTACCCGGCCACCGCGTACCAATACCACTGAGTGTTCCTGCAAGCTGTGCTTGATACCTGGAATGTAAGCGGTGATTTCTTGACCATTACTCAAACGAACACGAGCAATCTTTCGAATCGCTGAGTTCGGCTTTCGTGGAGTCTTGGTGGTTACACGAGTACAAACGCCGCGCTTGAAAGGTGAATTGTAAGAGTTGGGCTTGTTCTCGATTTTGTTAAATCCAGAATGCAAAGCACCAGTCTTACTCTTTCGAGCTGGGTCGCGTCGCTTCTTTTTTGTTAATTGTTGTATTGTTGCCATAAAGCCCGAATACAATACTATAACTAGCTATTTTTGCAACTATTTATAGATTTATTGAATTAGTAATGAGGCAAAAAGACTAGTCATTACAAAAAGTAAGGGGCTTAATAAAAATATAAAAACAATTATAATTATTGGAAAAGAGATCAAAATATTACGTTCCATAAAAAGTCTAAGGTGTTCATAGCGCATAGCTAGTGAGTACGGTAAAAACCTTGATAAAATCTTAGAACCATCTAAAGGTGGAATTGGTACAAGATTAAAGAAGGCAAGGAAAATATTAAGTAAAATAATATTAATTGAAAGCTCCACAAAAGTGTGAGATAGATTCAATACTTCAGCACTACGCACTAAAATGGCGAATATTATAGCTATGCCGATGTTAGCAGCCGGACCAGCAGCCGCTACAATGGTCTCGCCCCACTTTTGGTTGGTGAAGTTGTAAGGATTATATGGTACAGGTTTAGCCCAACCAAAAAGCAAATGGTGACCCATTATAGTTAGAGGGTTAAATAATAATAGGCCCGGGATTATTATAGACCCTAAAGGATCTATGTGTACTAGAGGATTAGCTGATAACCTGCCTTGCAGCCGGGCGGTTGGGTCGCCGAGCCAGTTAGCGGCGTAGCCATGTGCCATTTCGTGCAGTACTATTGAAATAATTAAGGCAATAATCATTGCGATATTAAATGGATCCATATGGTTACTATCATACGCATAAACGTCCTTTTTTCAAAATCATTACAGATAGTATAAACAACATCTGCCAAGGGTTACCCTAGGCAACCTTGCCTAGGGTAACCCTTGGCAGATGTTGTAACACATACAAAACTACAAAATCTATAAAAATGCTTGCAATATCAGATATGCGTGCTAGTATAGCCAGACTTTAAATATAGATATTTATGGCAAAGAAATGCGACATCACTGGTAAAAAGACACAGATTGGCGGCAAGTACAGCAACCGTACTCGTGCGACTCAATTCAATCCGTCTGGAAAAACCAAGCGAGCACCAAACCTACAGAAGAAGCGTATTTACGTAGCTGAGCTAGGTAAGTCTGTTACGGTAACAGTTTCAGCTAAGGCTCTACGTACGATTGCAAAGAACGGTGCGTACAAGACTTTGAAAGAAGTAAACCTGGTGTAACCCACTTAAAAAGGCCGGCCCCGTAGGGGCCGGCCTTTTTAAGTGGGTTACACCCCCCCTCTACTCCTCTACCCACACATCCTTCCCATCGGTTTTAAATACTATCGTTCCTATATCAGCCGTGTTAAAAATGTCCACACCTCTGCTCTCAGCTTTTTCTATTACTTCCTTATGTGGGTGACCGTAGCGATTATCCTGACCGGCCGAAACAACCCCGTACTGAGGATCAACTGTATCTAAAAATTCATCAGCCGTTGAGGTACGCGAACCATGATGTCCAAATTTCAAAACTTCGCTCTCCAAAGCCTCGCCAAAAGTATCTACCAAATACTTTTCAATACTAACCGGTGCGTCACCGGTCAACATAAACTCCACTTCTCCATAACGTAGCTGAGCGACTATTGAAGAGGTGTTACTTTCTAAGTCTGTTACATCTCCAGCTGGCGACAAAATCAAAACTGAAGTTGATGCTCCCAGAGCCAATTGTTGACCAGCAGTCGCGTAACTAATGGCTGTTCCCTCGTTGCTAACTGCTAGGTTAAACGCGTCTATTGTCGCGGTTTCTCCTTCGTTATTTGTTCTAATTATGTTTGCAACCTCGTATCGCTTAAGCACATCTACCAAACCACCGATATGGTCTTTGTCGGGATGAGTCGCTAAGACCACATCCAAACTTCGATCAAAAAGCGGCATTTGTTTACCGAGCTCTCGTAATACAGCATTATTTGCTCCACCATCAATCAAAGCCTGTACTCCGTCTGGCGTTTCAATGTAAATTGCATCCCCCTGCCCCACATCAAGAAAAGTAACCGTTAAATATGGAGAGTCTGTGTTGTATGTGAACGCCTGCTCACTCATTCCACTATAAGAAGTGTTTATAAAACAACACAGCATTACAATCAGCAATGTCACTAAAACAAAAGATCTAGTTAGCAGAATAGAGTTAGACATTTATTTCTTTTTCCTCACAAGCGCATACAAAACCAGTGCCGAGATTGCTCCAAGTGTATCCATTAACATATCTTTTTGGGCATCCCAAATATCACCTTGTGAACCAAGGAAAGCGGCGCTTGCATCACCACCATAAGTAGCTGCAAACCACCACTCAAACATTTCATACACGGCCGCTACTGAAATTATAAAAAACAAAGGCGTGAGATACACCAACCAACGGGTATTAGCTAACTTTCTAACATTCAAATACTCAGCTAAAGCAAAGGCGTAAAATCCAACCGTGAAGTGAGCTACTCGATCATACATATTTCTTTCAAAACCAAACAGATCATTAAACCAATCAAACGGTACTCGCTCGAAAGTAAAGTATCCACCCACTGTATGCATAAATATCAAAACCGACATCAAGGCGTAGCTGGTATTAGAAAAACGTACGCCTCTAAAATACAAAACCACCAAGAAAAGTACGATCAAAAATATCGGTAAATTTTCAGCCAACCAAACATCGCGACTATAAGGCTCAATACCAAGCCAAATAAAAACTAACAAATAAGTTGCTAATAAAATTTTAGGAAACTTAGAATTATTTATCATTACTTAATTCTAACTAATGCTTTATTAAAATTACCAACTTTGTCACACTTTGCTTCACTAGAAATAAACTGATGTGATAGAATGAAGATTATCTGAGTGTTTACTAACATATATAAAAAGTTCTTTATCTATGAATTACGAAGCCAAACAATTCGACATTCCTGAACTTACAGGTATCAGTCAAGAAACCATCACCGAGCACCTTGGTCTCTATCAGGGATATGTTAAAAGTGTAAATCTCATCCGTGAAAAAATGGATGCCTACTGTAACGACCGAGACAACAATCAATACGCTATCAATGAAATGCAACGCCGGCTTGGTTTTGAATTTGGTGGTATGCGTAACCACGAGTATTACTTTTCTCAATTTGAAAATGGACCAAAGTCACTTCCAGACGGAAAGCTAAAAGATATGTTTATCGCTCGTTGGGGTGATGTCGACAACTGGTATCACTGCTTTGAACACCTTGCTCTTACCCGTGGCGTTGGTTGGGCTATGCTCTATATCGACCGACAAACCAACCAGTTGGTACAAACTTGGGTAGATGAACAACACCTTGGCCAACTAGCTGACCTTGATATAGTCCTAGCTCTTGATATGTGGGAACACTCATATATGCTTGACTACCCACCAAGCAAGAAGAAAGAATACATCACCGCTTTCTTCAATAACCTTAACTGGGAAGTGGTAGCTAGTCGGGTGGAATGCAAGCATGACTGTGATCCTAGCTGTGATTCTTGTAAGGCGGAGTAAAGAAAAACACAAACAGCCGGAGACAAAGTCGCCGGCTGTTTGTATGTTTATTACAATCCCAAAACTTTTTTTAGCATCTTGTCTACATTTGCTTGGTCAAATTCTGAAATATAACCCAACTCTCCTAAAATTACTTTTTTATCTAAAGTAGCTATCTTGTCACAAATAATACCTGATTTAACCTTAATTCCATTTTCTTCATTTGGATGCAAAACAACTAAACTTTTAACACCAGCAGTTTTTATTTTTGATGTAATAAAAACAACGATTACATCACTAGATTTCTCTTTGGAGATAATTAAAGCCGGTCTTACCTTACCTCCTGAAAGGTCAGTAAAAGGAAAAGGAACAAGAACAATCGTCCCTCTCTTATACATAACGCTTTTTTAGATCATCAACTGAATAAATATCAGGTTCATTCTCTAGAAAAGAAAAGCTTTCTGAATAGGTGTTCACATTGGTAATGTCACTAACGTCACTTCTGTACTCTGAAGGAAATTTGATCAGTAAAACCTCAGGGTTATTTCTGCGACCGATTGCAAAAACACCCCCCGTTTCTTTGACGGAGTCTATGAGCTTGGCAATTTGCTTTCTGGCATTTGTTGTAGTAATCATTTTCATACTTATATTGTACATTTTGTACAAAATATAGTCAACCTGCGTAAAGAGACAGTATTTATCGAAAGAAAATTGGTGTATCGGAAGAATCAGACTTACTTACTGTCTGATTTTTCTTTTTAGCTTCTTCCTTTAACCCAGTCACAAACTCATCTGTTTCTTCGACAATAGTCCAGTTACTTAGGTCGTCTATCTCTGATTTTTCTCCACTCTCTCTAGAATTAGAGATCAATTCAGCAGCTAGATCTCCTTGCCCCACCACTGGATATTTTTGGTAGAGATACCAAAGTGTAAAACCAAGTGTTATGTAAGCGACAGGTACAACAAGAAAAGAAAAGGTTGGTACCTCTGTGGCAGCAAAAGGTATCTCTGCAAACCAAAGTGCGACGCTATTGATATAAGTAAGCGACCAATAGGTCGGGATAGAAACTAATCAAGTCAACTTCATGGAGACAAACCCCAGCATCCCGGTAATAAAAGTAAGAAGCATCGCTACCGGTACCATCGGCAACACTAGAAGATTCACCAAAACAGACACTACAGAAAACTGCCCAATCTGATAAAGTAAAAGTGGCAATACGGCAATCTGGGTAGCGATGGTCGCTGTCAAGAACATCCGTGCTCCAGCTAGGTTGGGTATCTTGGTAAATAATCGCTCAAGCTGAGGAGTGAGTAGGATAAGTCCAAGCGTAGCCATGAACGAAAGTTGAAAACCAACGTCGTAAACCAAAAGCAGTGGGTTGAATAAAAGCATAATAAAACCAGCCACCAAGAGAGCACGAAGTACTAAGTAAATTCGCCCCGTCGCCTGCGCTATTAAAAGTAAGCTGGCCATAATACTGGCGCGCACTACCGTAGCCGACAACCCCACCAAAAGCGCAAAAGAAATGATAGCTAAAATACCAAACACTGTACGCCACCGCCTCGATAAGAAATACCCTAAGACCAACATCACAAATGCCACCACGAGCATAATGTTGTAGCCGGACAAAACCACAATATGAATGATTCCCGTTTTCCGAAAAGCTTCTTCGAGCTCATCACCGAGAGCCTGCTTTACCCCGAGCAAAAGCCCTTCACCAAGACCAACTGCCGGCTCAGCTATTACCTTTTCTAGATTATCCATAAAGGCAGACTTGAAGTTAAGGAGTTTAGAAATAACCAAGTTACCCTTATCATGGTCTACAACCTCAACCTCAGCAAAAGATATCTGGTATTCCACGCCCTGCGCTAACAAATATCCTTGGTAGTTAAAGATTCGTCCAAAGTCTGTTTCAAAATTTTGTGGTGCAGATAGCTTGCCGTTTACCTCTACCGCGTCACCATAAGCGACCGAAACATAGCGATCGGTAGTGACCAAAAGTACATCTGCACCAGTATCAACAAAAAGCCTAAGACTATTTTCTCTCTGGTCTGGCTCTTTTGTCACTACTCCAGTCAAAGTCATCTCTTCTCCCACTTGTTCTTTGAGAACCGACTGTCCAAACTCTGACTTTGTATATTCCGTCCGTACTACTCCAGACAAAAATCCCAAAACCATTACAGAAAACACCAACCACCCAATCAGCTCACCACCAAACAATCTTGATCGATACCAAAAAAGTCCGCCAAGCGCGGATAATAGAAGTATGAAGCCAAAAGTCGGTAAATTAAAGGTGGCAAACGTTGTGACAAGCACTCCCAAAGTGAAAGATAGGATAAAACTGTACAAATAATAAAACGACATAATAATTACTTAGTTCAAATTATAACAAGCGACTATATTTCCTATTACATTAATATAATTTTTTATTTATAAACTTAAAAAATTTGTTATTATATTCACTAAATTACAATTAACCGCAATCACCGCCGTGCTCAAGCTAATTACTGTAAATATAGAAAAAGAGAAACATTACGATACTGTACTTCCCTTTTTGGACAGAGAAGATCCAGATGTGATTTGTACCCAGGAAGTACCAAAAGGTTTTCTAACCCACCTAGAAAATAGAGGTTACCAGACCGCCTATGCTCCCATGGGTATATATGATGAAGATGGAATGAATAAAGAAATAGTAATGGGAGTAATGTTAGCGTCAAAATTTCCTTCTACCAGTAAAATAAATTACTATCATCGAGGCTCTCCAGAGATTGTTAAATATGAAAATGACAGAAAAGAAGAGACGGAATCTTATCCCTATATTATAACCAATATCGAAACCCCTTCTGGTATATACAATATCGCCACCACCCACCTTATGGACACCAAGGATGGTCATGAGGATGTTTTTCAGATAAGAGGTATGACGAGACTTCTAGAATTACTAGCCAAAGAGGAACCTCATATGATATGTGGTGACTTCAATATGCCTCGCGGTTACAATTCTTTATACGAAAAAGTTACTAAATATTACAAAGATAACATTCCAGCAAAATACAAAAGTAGCTTGGATAAAAATCTCCACAGGGCGGGAAATAAGGA
Above is a genomic segment from Candidatus Nomurabacteria bacterium containing:
- a CDS encoding type II toxin-antitoxin system PemK/MazF family toxin, with translation MYKRGTIVLVPFPFTDLSGGKVRPALIISKEKSSDVIVVFITSKIKTAGVKSLVVLHPNEENGIKVKSGIICDKIATLDKKVILGELGYISEFDQANVDKMLKKVLGL
- the rpsG gene encoding 30S ribosomal protein S7 gives rise to the protein MRRPIKNRPTVKPDVVYGSVDVERLINYIMLRGQKETARKIVYAAFEEIKNAKDGGDPLEVFNAAVRNAGPLMEVRSRRVGGANYQVPREVRPERRMALALRWIIAGARKQAGVPMHKALAAELKLAAKEEGNAVKKKEDTHKMAEANRAFAHFAW
- a CDS encoding site-2 protease family protein; the encoded protein is MDPFNIAMIIALIISIVLHEMAHGYAANWLGDPTARLQGRLSANPLVHIDPLGSIIIPGLLLFNPLTIMGHHLLFGWAKPVPYNPYNFTNQKWGETIVAAAGPAANIGIAIIFAILVRSAEVLNLSHTFVELSINIILLNIFLAFFNLVPIPPLDGSKILSRFLPYSLAMRYEHLRLFMERNILISFPIIIIVFIFLLSPLLFVMTSLFASLLIQ
- the rpmB gene encoding 50S ribosomal protein L28, translating into MAKKCDITGKKTQIGGKYSNRTRATQFNPSGKTKRAPNLQKKRIYVAELGKSVTVTVSAKALRTIAKNGAYKTLKEVNLV
- a CDS encoding MBL fold metallo-hydrolase, with amino-acid sequence MSEQAFTYNTDSPYLTVTFLDVGQGDAIYIETPDGVQALIDGGANNAVLRELGKQMPLFDRSLDVVLATHPDKDHIGGLVDVLKRYEVANIIRTNNEGETATIDAFNLAVSNEGTAISYATAGQQLALGASTSVLILSPAGDVTDLESNTSSIVAQLRYGEVEFMLTGDAPVSIEKYLVDTFGEALESEVLKFGHHGSRTSTADEFLDTVDPQYGVVSAGQDNRYGHPHKEVIEKAESRGVDIFNTADIGTIVFKTDGKDVWVEE
- a CDS encoding DUF2238 domain-containing protein, which translates into the protein MINNSKFPKILLATYLLVFIWLGIEPYSRDVWLAENLPIFLIVLFLVVLYFRGVRFSNTSYALMSVLIFMHTVGGYFTFERVPFDWFNDLFGFERNMYDRVAHFTVGFYAFALAEYLNVRKLANTRWLVYLTPLFFIISVAAVYEMFEWWFAATYGGDASAAFLGSQGDIWDAQKDMLMDTLGAISALVLYALVRKKK
- a CDS encoding endonuclease/exonuclease/phosphatase family protein, which produces MDREDPDVICTQEVPKGFLTHLENRGYQTAYAPMGIYDEDGMNKEIVMGVMLASKFPSTSKINYYHRGSPEIVKYENDRKEETESYPYIITNIETPSGIYNIATTHLMDTKDGHEDVFQIRGMTRLLELLAKEEPHMICGDFNMPRGYNSLYEKVTKYYKDNIPAKYKSSLDKNLHRAGNKEIKQPIFDEYMVDYIFTQTPYEARDVRLEFGVSDHAAVVANILKVTD
- a CDS encoding glycoside hydrolase family 15 — protein: MSSFDFDKEIKQHLDVVRTLQKPSGVFTASAHDVATGYDKAWLRDIYFMTLGFLETGELKVVQEAAKALLTVFVKHKDKINWAIENKPHETWQYIHARFNPETFEEYWEEWGNSQNDAVGEVLNLLVELELRGASVVETEEEREMVQKIIDYLVALEYWHDADNGIWEENMEVHASSVGSCVAALKKAAQLSWLHVPEIAIQQGEKALRSLLPRESISKFADLALLSLIYPFAVTTEEETLEILRNIEYHLTKDRGVIRYKLDRYYNNNEDGYSEEAEWCFGLSWLAIVYAERGEKEKAYYYLRRAKDAVTPDGLVPELYYSHTNKPNDNTPLGWSESMYVVALKKVKDLS
- a CDS encoding ComEC/Rec2 family competence protein gives rise to the protein MSFYYLYSFILSFTLGVLVTTFATFNLPTFGFILLLSALGGLFWYRSRLFGGELIGWLVFSVMVLGFLSGVVRTEYTKSEFGQSVLKEQVGEEMTLTGVVTKEPDQRENSLRLFVDTGADVLLVTTDRYVSVAYGDAVEVNGKLSAPQNFETDFGRIFNYQGYLLAQGVEYQISFAEVEVVDHDKGNLVISKLLNFKSAFMDNLEKVIAEPAVGLGEGLLLGVKQALGDELEEAFRKTGIIHIVVLSGYNIMLVVAFVMLVLGYFLSRRWRTVFGILAIISFALLVGLSATVVRASIMASLLLIAQATGRIYLVLRALLVAGFIMLLFNPLLLVYDVGFQLSFMATLGLILLTPQLERLFTKIPNLAGARMFLTATIATQIAVLPLLLYQIGQFSVVSVLVNLLVLPMVPVAMLLTFITGMLGFVSMKLT
- a CDS encoding Gmad2 immunoglobulin-like domain-containing protein, with product MQCPDGTYVGRTGPNCEFVCPDEGSVTTKSEWEKKVDLIKVTSPLPNELISSPLVISGEARGFWFFEASFPIVLVDWDGKIIAEGYATAKDDWMTEDFVSFVSTLNFVSPYHISDPEFMRKGSLILKKDNPSDLPEHDNAIEIPVRFTSI
- a CDS encoding superoxide dismutase; this translates as MNYEAKQFDIPELTGISQETITEHLGLYQGYVKSVNLIREKMDAYCNDRDNNQYAINEMQRRLGFEFGGMRNHEYYFSQFENGPKSLPDGKLKDMFIARWGDVDNWYHCFEHLALTRGVGWAMLYIDRQTNQLVQTWVDEQHLGQLADLDIVLALDMWEHSYMLDYPPSKKKEYITAFFNNLNWEVVASRVECKHDCDPSCDSCKAE
- the rpsL gene encoding 30S ribosomal protein S12, which encodes MATIQQLTKKKRRDPARKSKTGALHSGFNKIENKPNSYNSPFKRGVCTRVTTKTPRKPNSAIRKIARVRLSNGQEITAYIPGIKHSLQEHSVVLVRGGRVKDIGVQYTIVRGKYDATGVNERRRGRSRYGAKRPK